In Symphalangus syndactylus isolate Jambi chromosome 6, NHGRI_mSymSyn1-v2.1_pri, whole genome shotgun sequence, a genomic segment contains:
- the LOC129483949 gene encoding putative tripartite motif-containing protein 49B: MNSGIWQVFQREVTCPICMNYFIDPVTIDCGHSFCRPCFYLNWRDIPILTQCFECTKSTQQRNLKTNIDLKKMASLARKASLWLFLSSEEQMCGTHKETKKMFCEVDKSLLCLLCSSSQEHRDHRHCPIESAAEEHREKLLQIMQSLWEKACENHSNLNVETTRTRHWKDYVNLRLEAIRAEYQKMPAFHHEEEKHNLEMLKKKGKDIFHQLHLSKAKMAHRREILREMYEELKEMCHKPDVELLQAFGDILHRTESVLLHMPQPLNPELSTGPITGLMDRLNQFRVHITLHHEEANSHIFLHEILRSMCIGCDHQDVPYVTATPRSFLAWGAQTFTSGKYYWEVHVGDSWNWAFGVCNMYWKEKHQNEKTDGEEGLFPFGCVKNEIQCSLFTTSPLMLQYIRRPTSQVGLFLDCEAKTVSFVDVNQSSLIYTIPNCSFSPPLRPIFCCIHF; encoded by the exons aTGAATTCTGGAATCTGGCAAGTCTTCCAGAGGGAAGTCACCTGCCCCATCTGCATGAACTACTTCATAGACCCGGTCACCATAgactgtgggcacagcttttgcCGGCCCTGTTTCTACCTCAACTGGCGAGACATCCCAATTCTGACTCAGTGCTTTGAATGCACAAAGTCAACACAGCAGAGAAACCTCAAAACCAACATTGATTTGAAGAAGATGGCTTCTCTTGCCAGAAAAGCCAGTCTCTGGCTATTCCTGAGCTCTGAGGAGCAAATGTGTGGCACTCACAAGGAGACAAAGAAGATGTTCTGTGAAGTGGACAAGAGCCTGCTCTGTTTGCTGTGCTCCAGCTCTCAGGAGCACCGGGATCACAGACACTGTCCCATTGAGTCGGCTGCTGAGGAACACCGG GAGAAGCTTTTACAGATAATGCAGTCTTTATGGGAAAAAGCTTGTGAAAATCACAGTAACCTGAATGTGGAAACCACCAGAACCAGACACTGGAAG GATTATGTGAATTTAAGGCTAGAAGCAATTAGAGCCGAGTATCAGAAGATGCCTGCATTTcaccatgaagaagaaaaacataatttggagatgctgaaaaagaaggggaaagataTTTTTCATCAACTTCATTTAAGTAAAGCCAAAATGGCTCATAGGAGGGAGATTTTAAGGGAAATGTATGAGGAGCTGAAGGAAATGTGCCATAAACCAGATGTGGAGCTACTTCAG gcttttgGAGACATATTACACAG GACTGAGTCCGTGCTGCTGCACATGCCCCAGCCTCTGAATCCGGAGCTCAGTACAGGGCCCATCACTGGACTGATGGACAGGCTCAACCAATTCCGAG tgcatATTACTCTGCATCATGAAGAGGCCAACAGTCATATCTTTCTACATGAAATTTTGAGAAGCATGTGTATTGGATGTGACCATCAAGATGTACCCTATGTCACTGCAACACCTAGAAGTTTTCTTGCATGGGGTGCTCAGACTTTCACCTCCGGCAAATATTACTGGGAGGTCCATGTGGGGGACTCCTGGAATTGGGCTTTTGGTGTCTGTAACATGTATTGGAAAGAGAAGCATCAGAATGAGAAGACAGATGGAGAGGAGGGACTCTTTCCTTTTGGGTGTGTTAAGAATGAAATTCAATGCAGTCTCTTTACCACCTCCCCACTTATGCTGCAATATATCCGAAGACCTACCAGCCAAGTAGGATTATTCCTGGATTGTGAGGCTAAGACTGTGAGCTTTGTTGATGTTAATCAAAGCTCCCTAATATACACCATCCCTAATTGCTCTTTCTCACCTCCTCTCAGGCCTATCTTTTGCTGTATTCACTTCTGA